The genome window GAGATCAGGAATGAAATAACGTAGTGTTTCAGCATATATTCCTCCGGCGGTCAGTGCTGGCGTCCTGTCAGAAAAACAACGTGGGCATTATAGCATAGCCGCAAAACAGTGTAAAGGCAGCCGGAGTCCGGTCTTACCGCCCCGTTATGTCGTCATCAAACCATTCTGCATCTTCCGGATCCTCAAAGGACCTGGCGATATTCTCCGGATCAAACCGGGGATCAAAAGCCAGTTCCTTCAGCCGGTCCCGGCTGACCACGGTGTTCGTTCCCAGGCAGTCATTGCAGCGATACCCGCAGTCCGGGCAGATACAGCCCAGATGATCGCTTTCCGCCTGGATCATGTAGGTTCCGCATTCTTTACAGCTGCAACGCATACAGACCGTCCCCTCCCCGAAAAATAGCTGAGTTATTATAGCAGAATCCGGCAATACGGGCAATAATGCGCAAAAAAAGGGGCCGCACCCGCGGCCCCGGGGTATATTGTACGTCCGGATCTCAGGGTCTTGCTTTTCGGCCTTACGCTCTGTCCGCTAATCGCGCCTGATATGCATGGTTCCTTGTCGGATATCATCATGCTGTGCGAGCTTTTTGTGCCGACTCCTGATTGTCCTGTCCGGACTTTCAAGTCTGTTTAGGCTTCCGGCTCCAGCAGTCCCAGGTCTCCATCCTTTCTCAGGTAGAGGACGTTGGTCCTGTCTGTGTCAATATTCACAAAGGCGAAGAAATTGTGTCCCAGCAGTTCCATTTCGATCGCGGCATCCTCCACGCTCATGGGGCGTACCGGGAAGGTCTTCTGCTTAACCACCTTTCTCTCTTTCTCTTCTTCGCCTGAATCCTCTTCAATGAATTCGGGCACGTCCGGGATCTCTTCTCTCAGATTCTTGCCCAGCTTGGTCCTGTGTTTCCGGATCTGCCGTTCCATCTTCGCCAGCGCTTTGTCAATGGCCAGGAACAGGTTGTCATCCGCGGAGGACTCGCTGCGCAGGATTACGTTCTTTCCCATGGGGACGGTGATTTCCACCACCCGGCGGTCGTTCTTCTCCTTTCTCATTTTGACCTGCAGTTCGGTTTCAGGCCAGAGGTATTTGCCCATGGTTTCCGTTTTCTTTTCGATCCTCTGAGTAATTGCCGGGCTAACCGACATGTTTCGTGCCTGTATCGTAAGTCTCATATGTCCGATGGGCTCCTTTCAAATTAGTGATTCCGTGATTCTCACAGAACAGCGGTCATTTCTGACTGCCCTTCTGTGAAAGATCGTGTGCCATCGGCATCACACCCTTTCGTTTGTCGTTCTGATTTATTATTTCGACACGATGGAGAGGATTCCTTCTTTGTTTTATAAATTTTTGTATTTTTTACATTTGATTTGTACCATTTATCACATGAAAGCCTTATGATTCACGGTTTCTGTACTCTCCGGGCGTGCATCCGGTAATCTTTTTGAAGCTGCGGGAGAAGTGCGCCACATCGGAAAAACCGGTTTCCTCCGCGATCTCATGGATCCGGTAGGAGGGATTCTTCAGCATTTCCTTCGCCTTCGCGATCCGCATGCTTCCGAGCAGGTCAAAGAAGCTCTGATCCGTTTCCCGGTTCAGCAGCTTGGAGAGGTGCCACTGGCTCACATATACATGATCCGCCACTTCACCCAGGGAAAGATGCTGTTCTGTGCAGTGTTCCTTCATATAGGCCAGCGCCGCCTTGACCAGGTGGTTGCCGGCTTCCTTTACGGATTCGTCTTCCGGTTCCTCATCCCGAAGCTGCGGCATCGCGTCCAGCCGGGAAACCATCTGCCGGAAGGCTTCCTTCAGTTCATCCAGGTTGCTGGGTTTCAGGAGATAACGGCATACGCCCAGGGTGATTGCCTGCCGGGCATACTCAAAATCCCGGTAGGCAGTCAGAACGCTCATCTGGATATCCGGAAACTCGCTGCGGATGGCTGCCAGCATGGTCAGCCCGTCCATATTAGGCATCCGGATGTCCGTCAGCACGATATCCGGGTGAATGCTGCGGATCAGTTCCAGCCCGGAGATTCCGTCATGGGCTGTTCCCGCCACCTCGCAGCCAAGCTCCGCCCACGGCACCACCGTGGAAAGGCCCCGGATGATCAGCCGTTCATCGTCCACAAGGATTACTCGGTACATTGCTTCTCCTCTCATTCCCCGAAGGGATTCAGTGCCATCACCCGCTGCCAGCATTCTTCCGGCGTCATTGTGCCCTCCGCCACCGCCGGAATGCATTGCAGCAGCCATTTTTCACGGGCACGGTTGTTCATGGCGTCCTGGAGCGGGCTGACCATCTGCCTGCCCGTCTGCAGGTCGTTCGCGGAATCAAGCAGTCTGCCGGAAAGGGACGAACTGCCCAGTTCCCAGATGCTTTCTTCGCTGGTCAGTTCTTTCAGCAGTTCCACAGCCGCGTCCCGGTGTCCGGAATCCCAGGCCCGGCGGGTCAGGTAAAAGCCCATGGATACGCCGCCGACATAGCAGCTGGAAGCCCCTTCCCCGTTCTTCAGCGGCATGGGAAGCACAGCCAGGGAATCCATCATCTTATGCGGGAAATTGGAATCCAGCCAGCTGCCGTCTATCTTCATGGCAGCTTTCTGGGCAACAAACAGCGCCGTGGATGACTCATCATCCGTTCTCCACGCGTTGTCCGCAAAAGTCCCGGCTTCCGCCAGTTCCCGGATCACGCCCATTGCTTCAAACCAGGATGCCGGAACCTCTTCAAAGGTTTTCGGCCGGGCCTGCTGTTCCTCCTTCGTGGCGCATGCCAGCACGGACATTTCCGCCAGGTAATGAGGAACGTCTGACAGGGAGATGGCAATAGGTACAATATCATTTTCCCGGAATATACGGATTGCTTCCAGCAGGGATGCCCAGTCCTTCGGCAGCGGCGCCTGGTATTTGTCAAACAGGTCTGTATTGACAAACAAACCCTCCCAGAAGCCTCTCACCGGTACCGCGTAAACCTTTCCGTCCGGTTCCCGCAGGACATCCTCTTCCTGAAGGTTTATATCAGGATAAGCCGCGTTGATCTCCTCCAGGGAAACAACCCGGGACAGGATCGGCGCCGAGTCTCCCCCG of Aristaeella lactis contains these proteins:
- a CDS encoding response regulator transcription factor, with the translated sequence MYRVILVDDERLIIRGLSTVVPWAELGCEVAGTAHDGISGLELIRSIHPDIVLTDIRMPNMDGLTMLAAIRSEFPDIQMSVLTAYRDFEYARQAITLGVCRYLLKPSNLDELKEAFRQMVSRLDAMPQLRDEEPEDESVKEAGNHLVKAALAYMKEHCTEQHLSLGEVADHVYVSQWHLSKLLNRETDQSFFDLLGSMRIAKAKEMLKNPSYRIHEIAEETGFSDVAHFSRSFKKITGCTPGEYRNRES
- the hpf gene encoding ribosome hibernation-promoting factor, HPF/YfiA family, which codes for MRLTIQARNMSVSPAITQRIEKKTETMGKYLWPETELQVKMRKEKNDRRVVEITVPMGKNVILRSESSADDNLFLAIDKALAKMERQIRKHRTKLGKNLREEIPDVPEFIEEDSGEEEKERKVVKQKTFPVRPMSVEDAAIEMELLGHNFFAFVNIDTDRTNVLYLRKDGDLGLLEPEA
- a CDS encoding ABC transporter substrate-binding protein, which codes for MRIRKRIAAVAALVLMIAAGAGLAEDGVTLRTISCFAGPDGSAEEYVAILKRYESMSGNTVIDNSSIIDETWKTAILKDFAAGNEPDILFFFAAGGDSAPILSRVVSLEEINAAYPDINLQEEDVLREPDGKVYAVPVRGFWEGLFVNTDLFDKYQAPLPKDWASLLEAIRIFRENDIVPIAISLSDVPHYLAEMSVLACATKEEQQARPKTFEEVPASWFEAMGVIRELAEAGTFADNAWRTDDESSTALFVAQKAAMKIDGSWLDSNFPHKMMDSLAVLPMPLKNGEGASSCYVGGVSMGFYLTRRAWDSGHRDAAVELLKELTSEESIWELGSSSLSGRLLDSANDLQTGRQMVSPLQDAMNNRAREKWLLQCIPAVAEGTMTPEECWQRVMALNPFGE